The sequence ACTATGCAATTTTTGAGTTAAATGATGGAAATATTATTAACGAAAAAAATCTTGCTTCAAAAAATATTAAGACTGATAAACTTCCGGAATGGATTACAGAAGAAGGTATCACAGATGTAATTGTTTATAAAATGAATAAAAAGATTATTCAATTATTTAATAATTCAAAAGTGAACATTTTTGTAGGCGTGTCAATAGATACACCACAAAAATTGATTTCAAAATACTTAAATGGAAACCTAAAATCTGATGATACAATAATTAAAGAAATAATAAATCATTAAATAAGAAATCAACAAATTGTATAATTAATAATTAAAATTTATAAAAATGAAAGTTTTACAAACAAGCATCCACGAGATTGAAACATCCGAAGAATTAGCGAAAATAATTAGCGAAAACGAAAGCGCAATGGTTTGCTGTGGTCGCATGGGACCAATGTGTATTCCGGTTTATGAGGCTATGGAAGAACTTGAAGAAGAACGAGAAAACATAAAATTTTACTCAATGGGTTTCGACAGGCCAGAATCTGAGCCAATAAGATATGCTCCAATGACTCGCGGATTTATGGGATTGCCTTTTACCGTTTATTACAAAAATGGCGAAATGGTGAAAGCTACTACAAGCATTCAGAGCAGAGAACAAATTGTTTCGATATTAGACGAAAATTTTAGTTAGGTCTAAACAATGGAAGAAATATATGATGTAATGATTCTCGGTGCCGGTGCTGCAGGTCTCACTGCCGGCATCTATTCTTCGAGGGCAAAACTGAAAACTATTATCCTGAACGAAGGTGCAATTGGCGGACAAATGGTTCTTACCAACGAAATAGCAAATTATCCTGGAGTTGAGCTGACCAAAGGATATTCTCTTGCCGCCACCATGAAAAAACAGGCTAAAGATTTTGGTTGCAAAATCAAGTCTAACGTAAAAATTGCCAATCTACAGTTGAAAGAAACAATAAAAACCGTTGAGTTAGAAGACGGTAGAAGTTTTCAGGCAAAATCAGTAATAATTGCTCCGGGTGGGAAACCTCGTTCGCTCGATATTGAGGGCGAAGAAAAATTTAAGGGGACAGGAATTTCATTTTGTGCTACTTGCGATGGAGAATTTTTC comes from Bacteroidota bacterium and encodes:
- a CDS encoding thioredoxin, with the translated sequence MKVLQTSIHEIETSEELAKIISENESAMVCCGRMGPMCIPVYEAMEELEEERENIKFYSMGFDRPESEPIRYAPMTRGFMGLPFTVYYKNGEMVKATTSIQSREQIVSILDENFS